In Sphingobacterium sp. PCS056, the following proteins share a genomic window:
- a CDS encoding glycosyl hydrolase 115 family protein — translation MLFLNKTDWSAFRICASFLIGRGHRNILLVAVLIYCFSETAHAMLRSTADTAATGFVVQTARPGYLSLVKDGVPLPMLVDPQDHRGVLRAFDNLKKDFVRVTGNSSHQKGSGQSKIIIGTYGRSALIDSLVRKGLLDSKELAGKREKFVMTVVKQPLQGVESALVIAGSDKRGTIYGIYELSAQIGVSPWYYWADVPVRKASQLYVKPGVYTQGEPKVRYRGIFLNDEAPALSGWSKATFGGFNADFYEKVFELLLRLKANYLWPAMWGSAFYDDDPKNGPLADEMGIVMGTSHHEPMARAQAEWKRYGKGGSWDYAKNKAGLQDFWRGGMDRARTWESIITIAMRGDGDEPMSEKENVGLLEQIVRDQRRLIASVTGRPAAETPQLWALYKEVQDYYDKGMRVPDDVTLLLCDDNWGNVRKLPELDAKPRKGGYGMYYHFDYVGAPRNAKWINVSQIQRVWEQMNLTYRHGVDRIWIVNVGDLKPMEFPISFFLDMAWDPDRFNAGNLMAYTYDWCRQQFGEAYAAEAAGMINRYAKYNHRVTPELLNDKTFSLIHYNELDSVVNDYKTLAMEASRLHYLLPDSLKDAFDQLVAFPINACANLYEMYHAKAMNDYCYERNDRRANDWADRVKACFRRDSLFTEHYNHSIAKGKWVHMMDQVRIGYSSWNEPAKAIMPNVRYLSEPVAPPAAKVFMETDGYIAMEAASYSAASSAPGVEWTEIPDLGKTVSAMTTLPPTVSLGNNTALEYKIRVKEKRQAKVIALFSPTLNFNGNRGLRYAISIDGGPETLVNFNGHYKGELGQWQARRIIESVSLHYLLPGDHTLKIRFLDQGIVLQRLLIDLGGLKPSYLGPRESAALNSHH, via the coding sequence ATGTTATTTTTGAATAAAACTGACTGGTCTGCTTTTAGGATCTGTGCAAGCTTTTTGATCGGTCGCGGTCATCGTAACATCCTATTGGTCGCAGTGCTGATCTACTGTTTTTCGGAGACTGCTCACGCTATGCTGCGCAGCACAGCTGATACTGCCGCTACAGGCTTTGTGGTGCAGACCGCACGGCCCGGTTATCTTTCCCTGGTTAAGGATGGTGTGCCGCTACCCATGCTTGTCGATCCACAGGATCACAGGGGGGTACTGCGTGCTTTCGATAATCTAAAAAAAGATTTTGTGCGGGTCACGGGCAACAGCTCCCATCAAAAGGGGAGCGGTCAGTCTAAAATAATTATCGGCACCTACGGCCGCTCGGCTCTGATCGACAGTCTCGTGCGTAAAGGCCTTCTGGACAGCAAAGAGCTGGCCGGGAAGCGTGAAAAGTTTGTGATGACAGTGGTCAAACAGCCGCTTCAGGGAGTTGAATCGGCTCTGGTCATCGCCGGTAGCGACAAACGTGGCACGATCTACGGAATTTATGAACTTTCGGCCCAGATTGGCGTATCACCTTGGTATTATTGGGCAGATGTACCCGTGCGGAAAGCGTCGCAGCTATATGTTAAGCCTGGAGTCTACACGCAGGGGGAGCCAAAGGTCAGATACCGCGGCATTTTTCTGAACGATGAAGCGCCGGCATTGAGTGGTTGGTCCAAGGCAACATTCGGCGGATTTAATGCGGATTTCTATGAAAAGGTATTCGAACTGCTGCTGCGTCTTAAGGCCAATTACCTTTGGCCTGCGATGTGGGGGAGCGCATTTTATGATGATGACCCTAAAAACGGGCCGCTGGCTGACGAAATGGGTATCGTGATGGGTACTTCGCACCACGAGCCGATGGCGAGGGCACAAGCGGAATGGAAACGCTACGGAAAAGGTGGCAGCTGGGACTATGCTAAAAATAAGGCCGGACTGCAGGATTTCTGGCGAGGCGGTATGGATCGAGCGCGAACCTGGGAGTCTATCATTACCATAGCCATGCGCGGTGACGGTGACGAACCCATGAGCGAAAAGGAGAATGTAGGACTACTGGAACAGATTGTCAGGGATCAGCGCCGTCTGATCGCCTCCGTTACAGGCCGACCTGCTGCCGAAACGCCACAGCTCTGGGCCCTTTATAAAGAAGTACAGGACTATTACGATAAAGGTATGCGGGTGCCAGACGATGTGACGCTGCTGCTCTGTGATGACAATTGGGGTAATGTCCGAAAGTTGCCAGAACTGGATGCCAAACCCCGAAAGGGCGGTTATGGGATGTATTACCACTTTGACTATGTGGGTGCCCCCCGCAATGCTAAATGGATCAATGTGTCCCAGATCCAGCGTGTATGGGAACAGATGAATCTAACCTACCGACATGGAGTAGACCGCATCTGGATCGTTAATGTCGGTGACCTCAAGCCGATGGAGTTTCCCATTTCATTTTTTTTAGACATGGCCTGGGATCCAGACAGGTTTAACGCAGGCAACCTTATGGCTTATACGTACGACTGGTGCCGGCAGCAGTTTGGTGAAGCCTATGCGGCGGAAGCCGCCGGAATGATCAACCGTTATGCCAAATACAACCATCGGGTTACACCCGAACTACTGAATGATAAGACGTTTAGCCTGATACATTATAACGAATTGGACAGCGTAGTCAACGACTATAAGACGCTAGCCATGGAAGCCTCGCGTCTCCATTACCTGCTACCGGATTCCTTGAAAGATGCATTCGACCAGCTCGTGGCTTTTCCAATCAATGCTTGCGCCAACTTGTATGAGATGTACCATGCCAAAGCCATGAACGACTACTGTTATGAGCGGAATGATCGCAGGGCAAATGACTGGGCCGACAGGGTAAAGGCCTGCTTTCGGCGTGATTCGCTTTTTACCGAACACTACAACCATAGCATCGCCAAAGGCAAATGGGTACATATGATGGATCAAGTACGCATCGGCTACAGCAGCTGGAATGAACCGGCGAAGGCAATCATGCCCAACGTTCGCTATTTGTCTGAGCCCGTCGCTCCTCCTGCGGCCAAGGTGTTTATGGAGACGGATGGTTACATAGCCATGGAGGCAGCGAGCTATAGCGCAGCAAGCAGTGCTCCTGGGGTGGAGTGGACGGAGATCCCAGATTTGGGAAAGACGGTATCGGCTATGACAACATTACCACCCACGGTCAGCCTGGGAAACAATACTGCCCTAGAGTACAAAATCCGTGTGAAAGAAAAGCGGCAGGCAAAGGTCATCGCATTATTTTCGCCTACGCTCAATTTTAATGGAAACAGAGGATTGCGCTACGCAATTTCCATTGACGGAGGGCCCGAAACGCTGGTCAACTTTAATGGACATTACAAGGGCGAGCTGGGGCAGTGGCAGGCACGCCGCATCATCGAAAGTGTTTCGTTGCACTACTTGCTACCGGGAGACCATACCCTCAAAATCCGCTTTTTGGATCAGGGTATCGTGCTGCAGCGCTTACTCATAGACCTGGGAGGACTGAAACCCTCTTACCTCGGTCCGAGGGAGAGCGCAGCGTTAAACAGCCACCATTAG